From Candidatus Sphingomonas colombiensis, one genomic window encodes:
- a CDS encoding ATP-binding protein: MTAAIQDNTRPIRRIGSLSRRMILIAAAWILLLLAGGGLALDRVLVSAVTRNFDDQLEYVLQSLLVSAEIGPDGEVIFNREPADQRFLEPYSGLYWQVSARGREPFPSRSLWDRQLSYGANHNDRSVHIYDSDQFHDEKLRVVERDVTLPRSQVRWRFQVAQSRSGLDAQIDVLRRTLIRSFLLLGLGLIVLAALQTFYGLLPLRKLRLEIAKLRGGKTNRVSGNMPIEVAPLVEELNALVAHNEVQAEEARRHAGNLAHALKTPLTVIMNAATANSNDLSETVVREARTMRRQVDHHLARARAVGRRGSAHSRARVWESIESVERAVQRLYPHVRIDMDGEKELVAHIERQDLDEIIGNLVENAAKYGGGSVFVTVTAHSGFVEVLVEDDGTGIPEQERVRIFDRGARLDTGKPGTGLGLAIVRDVAEIYEGTVRLEESEDLGGLLVRLRLPMAQ; encoded by the coding sequence ATGACCGCCGCGATACAGGACAATACGCGGCCGATCCGCCGGATCGGATCGCTTTCGCGGCGGATGATCCTGATCGCGGCGGCGTGGATTCTGCTGCTGCTCGCGGGCGGCGGGCTGGCGCTCGATCGCGTGCTGGTCAGCGCCGTTACGCGGAATTTCGACGATCAGCTCGAATATGTCCTCCAATCGCTGCTGGTTTCGGCCGAAATCGGCCCCGACGGCGAAGTGATCTTCAACCGCGAACCCGCCGATCAGCGCTTTCTGGAGCCCTATTCCGGGCTTTACTGGCAGGTTTCGGCACGCGGTCGCGAGCCGTTTCCCTCACGCTCGCTGTGGGATCGCCAGCTTTCCTATGGCGCGAACCATAATGATCGCAGCGTCCATATCTATGACAGCGATCAGTTCCACGACGAGAAATTGCGGGTGGTGGAGCGTGATGTGACGCTGCCGCGATCGCAGGTGCGCTGGCGATTCCAGGTGGCGCAAAGCCGCAGCGGGCTGGACGCCCAGATCGACGTGTTGCGACGCACGCTGATCCGCAGCTTCCTGTTGCTCGGGCTCGGCCTGATCGTGCTCGCGGCGCTCCAGACCTTTTACGGGCTGCTTCCGCTGCGCAAGCTGCGGCTGGAGATCGCCAAGCTGCGGGGCGGCAAGACCAACCGGGTTTCGGGCAATATGCCGATCGAAGTCGCGCCGCTGGTGGAAGAACTCAACGCGCTGGTGGCGCATAACGAGGTGCAGGCGGAAGAAGCGCGGCGCCATGCCGGCAACCTCGCCCATGCGCTCAAGACGCCGCTCACGGTAATCATGAACGCGGCCACCGCCAATTCGAATGACCTTTCCGAAACCGTGGTGCGCGAGGCGCGCACGATGCGGCGGCAGGTGGATCACCATCTCGCGCGCGCGCGCGCCGTCGGACGGCGCGGATCGGCGCACAGCCGGGCCAGGGTGTGGGAATCGATCGAATCGGTCGAGCGCGCGGTGCAGCGGCTCTATCCGCACGTCCGCATCGACATGGATGGCGAAAAGGAGCTGGTCGCTCATATCGAGCGGCAGGATCTCGACGAGATCATCGGCAATCTGGTGGAGAATGCCGCGAAATACGGCGGCGGCAGCGTGTTCGTGACGGTGACCGCGCATTCCGGCTTCGTCGAGGTTCTGGTGGAAGACGATGGCACCGGCATCCCGGAACAGGAGCGGGTGCGCATCTTCGATCGCGGCGCGCGGCTCGACACCGGCAAGCCGGGCACCGGGCTTGGCCTAGCGATCGTGCGCGACGTGGCCGAAATCTACGAAGGCACCGTGCGGCTGGAGGAGAGCGAGGATCTCGGCGGCCTGCTCGTGCGGCTGCGGCTGCCAATGGCCCAATGA
- a CDS encoding LLM class flavin-dependent oxidoreductase has product MTAYSLLDLVPVVEGGNVAQSLANAADLARHAERMGYSRYWVAEHHGMPGIASAATAVVIAHVGQATDTIRVGAGGIMLPNHAPLQIAEQFGTLDALFPGRIDLGLGRAPGSDQRVARAMRRTLETDPNAFPNDVVELQSYFADDGRTGITATPGAGARPDLWILGSSLFGAQLAAILGLPYAFASHFAPDALDQALEVYRRDFRPSAQLEKPYAMAGFNVFAADTQEEAELLASSQQQAFVALRTGNPRQLQPPVPGYRASLPPQHAAILNHVLQCTAIGTREEIARGIAGFVRRTGVDEVMLTSMMYDHEARKRSFAIAAEAMRALEPA; this is encoded by the coding sequence ATGACCGCATATTCCCTGCTCGATCTCGTCCCCGTGGTGGAGGGTGGCAATGTCGCCCAATCGCTCGCCAATGCCGCCGATCTCGCGCGCCATGCCGAACGCATGGGCTACAGCCGATATTGGGTGGCGGAGCATCACGGCATGCCCGGCATCGCCTCGGCCGCGACGGCGGTGGTGATCGCGCATGTCGGGCAGGCGACCGATACGATCCGCGTCGGCGCGGGCGGGATCATGTTGCCGAACCACGCCCCGCTCCAGATCGCGGAACAGTTCGGCACGCTCGACGCGCTGTTTCCCGGTCGTATCGACCTTGGCCTCGGTCGCGCCCCCGGGTCGGACCAGCGCGTCGCCCGCGCGATGCGGCGGACGCTCGAAACCGATCCCAACGCCTTCCCCAATGATGTCGTCGAGCTGCAAAGCTATTTCGCGGACGACGGGCGCACCGGCATCACCGCCACGCCCGGGGCGGGCGCACGGCCCGATCTGTGGATTCTCGGCTCCAGCCTGTTCGGAGCGCAGCTCGCCGCGATCCTTGGCCTGCCTTATGCCTTCGCCTCGCATTTCGCGCCCGATGCGCTCGATCAGGCGCTGGAGGTGTACCGCCGCGATTTCCGCCCGTCAGCGCAACTCGAAAAGCCCTATGCGATGGCCGGGTTCAACGTCTTCGCCGCCGACACGCAGGAGGAAGCGGAGCTTCTGGCCAGTTCGCAGCAGCAGGCGTTCGTCGCGCTGCGCACCGGCAACCCGCGCCAGCTCCAGCCGCCCGTCCCCGGCTATCGCGCTAGCCTGCCGCCGCAGCACGCCGCGATCCTCAACCATGTCCTGCAATGCACCGCGATCGGCACGCGTGAGGAGATCGCGCGCGGCATCGCCGGCTTCGTCAGGCGCACCGGCGTGGACGAGGTGATGCTGACGAGCATGATGTACGATCACGAGGCGCGCAAACGCTCCTTCGCGATCGCGGCAGAGGCGATGCGGGCGCTCGAACCGGCTTAG
- a CDS encoding TIGR03013 family PEP-CTERM/XrtA system glycosyltransferase, translating into MIRVFKHYVPNAVLLLGVLDLLLLMSAAEAGWVLRARQIGMEVAPIWTRLPQLATFSAALMIAMVAVGAYQTDVLISIRQAAMRLMVAVALGVLFLSVLFFMLPSLTFWRSNLFYAMLFAIAGLVLVRFLFGGLLGGERFKRRVIVLGAGGRAARLATLERMPGSSFVIVSYVAMGEPEPMVPDAIARDAIFNLADHVVLHRASEVVLAIEERRNALPLKDLLRVKTTGVQVNEFSSFLERETGRIDLRTVNPSSLIFSDGFSSGRMLTAITKRAFDVIVSLLLLVLAMPVILLTAIAIKLESKGPAFYRQRRVGLFNEPFDIPKLRSMRQDAEVAGKAVWAAEQDPRVTRIGRFIRKVRIDELPQCWSVLKGEMSFVGPRPERPQFVADLERELPYYAERHMVKPGITGWAQINYPYGASIDDARHKLEYDLYYAKNYSPFLDLLILLQTLRVVLWPVGAR; encoded by the coding sequence ATGATCAGGGTTTTCAAGCATTACGTACCCAATGCGGTGCTGCTGCTTGGCGTGCTCGATCTGTTGCTGCTGATGAGCGCGGCGGAAGCGGGATGGGTGCTGCGTGCGCGCCAGATCGGCATGGAGGTCGCGCCGATCTGGACCCGCCTGCCCCAGCTCGCGACCTTTTCCGCCGCGTTGATGATCGCGATGGTCGCGGTCGGCGCCTATCAGACCGACGTGCTCATCTCGATCCGTCAGGCCGCGATGCGGCTGATGGTGGCGGTGGCGCTGGGCGTATTGTTCCTCTCCGTCCTGTTCTTCATGCTGCCGTCGCTGACGTTCTGGCGATCGAACCTGTTCTACGCGATGCTGTTCGCGATCGCCGGGCTGGTGCTGGTGCGCTTTTTGTTCGGCGGCCTGCTCGGCGGGGAGCGTTTCAAGCGCCGCGTCATCGTGCTGGGCGCGGGCGGGCGCGCCGCGCGGCTGGCGACGCTCGAAAGGATGCCAGGATCGAGCTTCGTCATCGTCAGCTATGTCGCGATGGGCGAGCCCGAGCCGATGGTGCCCGATGCGATCGCGCGCGATGCGATTTTCAACCTCGCCGACCACGTCGTGCTGCACCGCGCGTCCGAAGTGGTGCTGGCGATCGAGGAGCGCCGCAACGCCCTGCCGCTAAAGGATTTGCTGCGGGTCAAGACGACCGGCGTGCAGGTCAACGAATTTTCCTCCTTTCTGGAGCGTGAGACCGGGCGGATCGATCTGCGGACGGTGAACCCCTCTTCGCTGATCTTCTCCGACGGATTTTCGTCCGGGCGGATGCTGACGGCGATCACCAAGCGCGCGTTCGATGTGATCGTCAGCCTGTTGCTGCTCGTCCTCGCGATGCCGGTGATCCTGCTCACCGCGATCGCGATCAAGCTGGAGAGCAAGGGCCCCGCTTTCTATCGCCAGCGCCGCGTCGGGCTGTTCAACGAGCCGTTCGACATCCCGAAGCTGCGCTCGATGCGACAGGATGCAGAAGTTGCCGGCAAGGCCGTCTGGGCGGCGGAGCAGGATCCGCGCGTCACCCGCATCGGCCGCTTCATCCGCAAGGTTCGCATCGACGAGCTGCCGCAATGCTGGAGCGTGCTGAAAGGCGAGATGAGCTTCGTCGGCCCGCGCCCCGAACGCCCGCAATTCGTCGCCGATCTCGAACGCGAACTGCCATATTATGCCGAACGGCATATGGTGAAGCCCGGCATCACGGGCTGGGCGCAGATCAATTATCCCTATGGCGCATCGATCGACGATGCCCGCCACAAGCTGGAATATGATCTTTATTACGCCAAGAATTACTCGCCGTTCCTCGATCTGCTGATCCTGTTGCAAACCTTGCGGGTGGTGCTCTGGCCCGTCGGCGCGCGGTGA
- a CDS encoding response regulator transcription factor, translating into MRVLIVEDEPNLGQQLKSTLEGAGYAIDLATDGEEGHFLGSTESYDAIVLDLGLPEIDGLTVLDRWRKEGKTTPVLVLTARDSWSDKVAGLDAGADDYVAKPFQTEELIARLRALIRRASGNASSELTAGDVRLDTRSGKVTRAGEPVKLTAQEYKLLSYLLHHKGKVVSRTELIEHIYDQDFDRDSNTIEVFVTRIRKKLGQDVITTIRGLGYSLEDPAG; encoded by the coding sequence ATGCGCGTCCTGATCGTCGAAGACGAGCCGAACCTCGGCCAGCAGCTCAAGAGCACGCTGGAGGGAGCCGGCTATGCGATCGACCTCGCCACCGATGGCGAGGAGGGGCATTTCCTCGGCTCGACCGAAAGCTATGATGCGATCGTGCTCGATCTGGGCCTGCCGGAGATCGACGGGCTGACCGTGCTCGATCGCTGGCGCAAGGAGGGCAAGACGACCCCCGTGCTGGTGCTCACCGCGCGCGACAGCTGGTCCGACAAGGTGGCCGGGCTGGATGCGGGGGCGGACGATTATGTCGCCAAGCCGTTCCAGACCGAGGAGCTGATCGCCCGCCTGCGCGCGCTGATCCGCCGCGCATCCGGCAATGCCTCGTCCGAGCTGACCGCCGGCGATGTCCGTCTCGATACCCGTTCGGGCAAGGTGACCCGTGCCGGCGAGCCGGTGAAGTTGACCGCGCAGGAATATAAATTGCTGAGCTATCTGCTCCATCACAAGGGCAAGGTGGTGAGCCGTACCGAGCTGATCGAACATATTTACGATCAGGATTTCGATCGTGATTCCAATACGATCGAGGTGTTCGTCACGCGCATCCGCAAGAAGCTGGGGCAGGACGTGATCACCACGATTCGCGGGCTGGGCTACAGTCTGGAAGATCCGGCCGGCTGA
- a CDS encoding diguanylate cyclase produces MGRERLSAVFGVGVLYFALAAATIWLVSDRNEVPPIWPANAVLLALLLQPKRTVWIDVLFAAVIGNMLANVLARGAFVAPVFYGMVDVTEVTIAAYALRRSIGVGEVLGAPENLGRFILWAGGVAPAVGGLGGALIGWIWLGQDFAAGLRKCYFSDALGLLVFTPFFTSLLAGDYRRSIIGRKTREYVEAIGIILLVTATSIVIFGIAHRPAAFVLFAPLMLATFRLGRLGTQFVVLIVAIAGAVGVFRLDSAFSIYGEQPEVRLHLMQFFLAVVLLTCLPVAASLSARARLTAQLAESERRLRERERDLLRLAATDSLTGLLNRGALNERIGKIHREGQMAVAVLDLDRFKEVNDRFGHDVGDLALVHFARVIEGGVRQGDVVARVGGDEFMIFFPATGQADAGTICDRLAATLREKRMAIDADTLFTLGMSCGVAERREGETIEAVIKRADQALYAAKAAGRSRVLRAA; encoded by the coding sequence ATGGGACGCGAAAGATTATCCGCCGTGTTCGGCGTCGGTGTTCTCTATTTCGCGCTGGCCGCCGCGACTATCTGGCTCGTCAGCGATCGTAACGAGGTGCCGCCGATCTGGCCGGCGAATGCGGTGTTGCTCGCGCTGCTGCTGCAACCGAAACGCACCGTGTGGATCGACGTGCTGTTCGCCGCCGTGATCGGCAACATGCTGGCTAATGTCCTCGCGCGCGGCGCGTTTGTCGCGCCGGTTTTCTATGGGATGGTCGATGTTACCGAGGTGACGATTGCAGCCTATGCGCTGCGTCGCTCGATCGGCGTCGGCGAGGTGCTGGGCGCGCCGGAGAACCTTGGGCGCTTCATCCTTTGGGCGGGCGGCGTGGCCCCCGCGGTCGGCGGGCTGGGCGGGGCCCTCATCGGATGGATCTGGCTCGGCCAGGATTTCGCCGCCGGTCTGCGCAAATGCTATTTCAGCGATGCGCTGGGACTATTGGTTTTCACCCCGTTCTTCACATCGCTTCTGGCGGGGGATTATCGCCGCTCGATCATTGGCCGCAAGACGCGCGAATATGTCGAGGCGATCGGGATCATCCTGCTGGTGACCGCGACGTCGATCGTGATCTTCGGCATCGCGCATCGCCCGGCGGCGTTCGTGCTGTTCGCGCCGCTGATGCTCGCGACCTTCCGGCTTGGGCGGCTCGGCACGCAATTCGTGGTGCTGATCGTTGCGATCGCGGGCGCGGTGGGGGTGTTTCGACTGGATTCGGCCTTCTCGATCTATGGGGAGCAGCCGGAGGTGCGGCTGCATCTCATGCAATTCTTCCTCGCGGTGGTGCTGCTCACCTGTCTGCCGGTTGCGGCCAGCCTTTCGGCGCGCGCGCGGCTGACCGCGCAGCTCGCCGAGAGCGAACGGCGGCTGCGTGAGCGAGAGCGCGATCTGCTGCGGCTGGCGGCGACCGATTCGCTGACCGGGTTGCTCAACCGCGGCGCGCTCAACGAGCGGATCGGCAAGATCCATCGCGAAGGGCAGATGGCGGTCGCGGTGCTCGATCTCGATCGCTTCAAGGAGGTCAACGATCGGTTCGGCCACGACGTCGGCGATCTCGCGCTCGTACATTTCGCGCGGGTGATCGAAGGCGGCGTGCGGCAAGGCGATGTCGTCGCGCGGGTCGGCGGCGACGAATTCATGATCTTCTTCCCGGCGACTGGCCAGGCCGATGCCGGCACGATCTGCGACCGGCTTGCCGCCACGCTGCGCGAAAAGCGGATGGCGATCGACGCCGACACGCTTTTCACGCTGGGGATGAGCTGTGGCGTTGCGGAGCGCCGTGAGGGCGAAACGATCGAGGCGGTGATCAAGCGTGCCGATCAGGCGCTCTATGCGGCGAAGGCGGCGGGGCGTTCGCGGGTGTTGCGCGCGGCCTAA
- the dapD gene encoding 2,3,4,5-tetrahydropyridine-2,6-dicarboxylate N-succinyltransferase: MSDITGLEQTIDAAWENRAEIGLATAGEVRSAVDRALALLDAGAARVAEPDGNGGWRVNQWLKKAVLLSFRLNDNALIDNGPGAGHWFDKVPSKFSGWTEAEFREAGFRAVPGSVARRGAFIGKGAILMPSFVNIGAYVGEGTMVDTWATVGSCAQIGKNVHLSGGVGIGGVLEPLQADPVIIGDGAFIGARAEVAEGVRVGEGAVLSMGVYLGASTKIIDRATGEVFRGEVPPYSVVVPGSTGSNPGLYCAVIVKRVDAQTRSKTSINELLRD; the protein is encoded by the coding sequence ATGAGCGACATCACCGGGCTTGAACAGACGATCGACGCAGCGTGGGAAAACCGCGCGGAGATCGGCCTCGCCACCGCCGGCGAGGTGCGCAGCGCGGTCGATCGGGCGCTGGCGCTGCTCGATGCGGGCGCCGCGCGGGTGGCGGAGCCGGATGGCAATGGCGGCTGGCGTGTCAATCAGTGGCTGAAGAAGGCTGTGCTGCTGTCGTTCCGCCTCAACGACAATGCGCTGATCGATAACGGCCCCGGCGCGGGCCATTGGTTCGACAAGGTGCCTTCGAAATTCTCCGGCTGGACCGAGGCCGAGTTCCGCGAAGCGGGCTTCCGCGCGGTGCCGGGCAGCGTGGCGCGGCGCGGCGCGTTCATCGGCAAGGGCGCGATCCTGATGCCGAGCTTCGTCAACATCGGCGCCTATGTGGGTGAAGGCACGATGGTCGACACCTGGGCAACGGTCGGCAGCTGCGCGCAGATCGGCAAGAACGTCCATCTGTCCGGCGGCGTCGGCATCGGTGGCGTGCTGGAGCCGTTGCAGGCCGATCCTGTCATCATCGGCGACGGCGCGTTCATCGGCGCCCGCGCCGAAGTGGCGGAGGGCGTGCGCGTCGGCGAGGGCGCGGTGCTCTCGATGGGCGTCTATCTCGGTGCGTCGACCAAGATCATCGACCGCGCGACCGGCGAAGTTTTCCGGGGCGAAGTGCCGCCTTATTCGGTGGTCGTGCCGGGATCGACCGGCAGCAATCCGGGGCTTTATTGCGCGGTGATCGTAAAGCGCGTCGATGCGCAGACGCGATCGAAGACCAGCATCAACGAGCTGCTGCGCGACTGA
- a CDS encoding pyrimidine 5'-nucleotidase → MHPTLAPIRNWIFDLDNTLYPASADLFALIDAKIGAYVADLLGLDPIEARRVQKGYFLGHGTTLAGLMAEHQVDPHHYLDFVHDIEMDVLEHNAPLAAAIAKLPGRKIVFTNGDAPYARRVLDRLGLGATFEAVHDVHAMDLVPKPAPSAYAGLCAAFDLDPTQTLFADDMARNLAPAKAIGMTTVWVDNGSEQAADADRSFIDYTTHDLTHWLEGIL, encoded by the coding sequence ATGCATCCGACGCTCGCCCCGATCCGCAACTGGATCTTCGATCTCGACAACACGCTCTATCCGGCGAGCGCGGACCTGTTCGCGCTGATCGACGCGAAGATCGGGGCCTATGTCGCCGATCTGCTCGGGCTCGATCCGATCGAGGCGCGACGCGTGCAGAAAGGCTATTTTCTCGGCCACGGCACCACGCTCGCGGGGCTGATGGCGGAACATCAGGTCGATCCGCACCATTATCTCGATTTCGTCCACGACATCGAAATGGACGTGCTGGAGCACAACGCGCCGCTCGCCGCCGCGATCGCGAAGCTGCCGGGGCGCAAGATCGTCTTCACCAACGGCGACGCGCCTTATGCCCGCCGCGTGCTCGATCGGCTGGGTCTGGGCGCCACGTTCGAAGCGGTGCACGACGTTCACGCGATGGATCTGGTGCCGAAGCCGGCGCCCTCGGCCTATGCCGGGCTGTGCGCCGCGTTCGATCTCGATCCGACGCAAACCCTGTTCGCCGACGACATGGCGCGAAATCTCGCGCCCGCCAAGGCGATCGGCATGACCACCGTGTGGGTGGATAACGGATCGGAGCAGGCGGCCGATGCCGACCGGAGCTTCATCGATTACACGACCCACGACCTGACGCACTGGCTTGAAGGAATTTTATGA
- a CDS encoding sugar phosphate nucleotidyltransferase translates to MSRPELPKQMLALTARQTMLQLTASRARGDRFAPPVVVASAQHAELVEQQLEAVGVPAQTLILEPAGRNTAPAIALAALAMEDRTAPLLVMPSDHVIADVPAFHAAINAAMPLVRDGWLVTFGITPDAPETGYGYIREGEEIVPGVHRVERFVEKPPLDAAEAMLAAGGHVWNGGIFLFRADAYLDALNTYEPAMVEAMTRAMAGATRDGARVMPDAEAFASATSRSIDYAVMERADRVAVAPVAMGWNDVGSWDALHAISSRDDDGNVIHGEVIALDTNNCLVRSDGARVAMIGVSDLIVVASGDDILILPRGRGQDVKKLLEAMKR, encoded by the coding sequence ATGTCGCGGCCCGAATTGCCCAAACAGATGCTCGCGCTGACCGCGCGGCAAACCATGCTCCAGCTCACCGCCAGCCGCGCACGGGGCGATCGGTTCGCGCCGCCGGTGGTGGTCGCCAGCGCACAGCATGCCGAACTTGTCGAGCAGCAGCTCGAGGCGGTGGGGGTGCCGGCGCAGACGTTGATCCTCGAACCGGCCGGCCGCAACACCGCGCCTGCCATCGCGCTGGCGGCGCTGGCGATGGAGGACCGGACGGCGCCGTTGCTCGTCATGCCGTCCGATCACGTCATCGCCGATGTCCCGGCCTTCCATGCGGCGATCAACGCCGCGATGCCGCTGGTGCGCGACGGGTGGCTCGTCACCTTCGGCATCACGCCGGACGCGCCGGAGACGGGATATGGCTATATCCGCGAAGGCGAGGAGATCGTGCCGGGCGTGCATCGCGTCGAGCGGTTCGTCGAAAAGCCGCCGCTCGACGCCGCCGAGGCGATGCTGGCGGCTGGGGGGCATGTGTGGAACGGCGGCATCTTCCTGTTCCGCGCCGATGCCTATCTCGACGCGCTGAACACCTATGAGCCGGCGATGGTGGAGGCCATGACCCGCGCCATGGCGGGCGCGACGCGCGATGGCGCGCGGGTGATGCCCGATGCCGAGGCCTTCGCGAGCGCCACCAGCCGCTCGATCGACTATGCGGTGATGGAGCGCGCGGATCGGGTCGCGGTGGCGCCGGTGGCGATGGGGTGGAACGACGTTGGCAGCTGGGACGCGCTCCACGCGATCAGCTCGCGAGACGATGACGGCAATGTCATCCACGGCGAGGTGATCGCGCTCGATACCAACAATTGCCTGGTCCGCAGCGATGGTGCACGGGTTGCAATGATCGGGGTGAGCGATCTGATCGTCGTGGCGAGCGGGGACGATATCCTGATCCTGCCGCGCGGAAGGGGGCAGGATGTGAAGAAGTTGCTGGAGGCGATGAAGAGGTGA